Proteins encoded by one window of Pseudonocardia sp. HH130629-09:
- a CDS encoding 2,3-butanediol dehydrogenase has protein sequence MRAVVYRGRGDLDITDVPEGEVGPGEVRLMVGFNGICGSDLHEYYAGPIFIPNGHKHPLTGRELPLTLGHEFSGTVVEIGSGVQGVTEGDRVAVMPLYSCGACSRCAEGRENVCAQIGFHGLMADGGMAESTVVPAHMLHPLPENVSLEMGALVEPMSVAYHAAKLGAVDPGDTALVFGAGPIGIGLWFALRGMGVENVRVVEPSATRRGAIERLGAQTLDPTSQDVPAIVADLTNGRGADACYDAAGVAPAVATALDTLDAGRPMVSVAIYETPLVTPLLSLVLGESRIQGSLCYTHDDYRAVIELMAGGHYDTTGWTEKIAMRDVVEEGFEALHAGRKMKVLVDPSLA, from the coding sequence ATGCGTGCGGTCGTCTACCGGGGACGCGGGGACCTCGACATCACCGACGTGCCCGAGGGCGAGGTGGGCCCCGGCGAGGTCCGGCTCATGGTCGGGTTCAACGGCATCTGCGGCTCGGACCTGCACGAGTACTACGCGGGGCCGATCTTCATCCCGAACGGGCACAAGCACCCGCTGACCGGCCGCGAGCTGCCGTTGACCCTCGGCCACGAGTTCTCCGGCACCGTCGTCGAGATCGGGTCGGGGGTCCAGGGCGTCACCGAGGGCGACCGGGTCGCGGTGATGCCGCTCTACAGCTGCGGGGCGTGCTCGCGCTGCGCCGAGGGCCGCGAGAACGTGTGCGCGCAGATCGGCTTCCACGGGCTGATGGCCGACGGCGGCATGGCCGAGTCGACGGTCGTCCCGGCACACATGCTGCACCCGCTGCCGGAGAACGTGTCGCTGGAGATGGGCGCGCTCGTCGAGCCCATGTCGGTGGCCTACCACGCGGCGAAGCTCGGCGCGGTGGACCCGGGCGACACCGCCCTGGTGTTCGGCGCCGGGCCGATCGGGATCGGGCTGTGGTTCGCGCTGCGCGGCATGGGCGTGGAGAACGTCCGCGTCGTCGAGCCGTCGGCGACCCGGCGCGGCGCGATCGAGCGGCTCGGCGCCCAGACCCTCGACCCGACCTCCCAGGACGTGCCGGCGATCGTGGCCGACCTGACGAACGGCCGCGGCGCCGACGCCTGCTACGACGCCGCGGGCGTCGCCCCGGCCGTCGCGACGGCGCTGGACACCCTCGATGCCGGCCGTCCGATGGTCAGCGTCGCGATCTACGAGACGCCCCTGGTGACCCCGCTGCTCAGCCTGGTCCTCGGGGAGTCCCGCATCCAGGGCTCGCTCTGCTACACCCACGACGACTACCGGGCGGTGATCGAACTGATGGCGGGCGGCCACTACGACACCACCGGATGGACGGAGAAGATCGCGATGCGCGACGTCGTCGAGGAGGGCTTCGAGGCGCTGCACGCGGGCCGGAAGATGAAGGTCCTGGTCGACCCGTCCCTGGCCTGA
- a CDS encoding endolytic transglycosylase MltG, with translation MSTTAGPVRHRPTPVHFRRRRLALLGSALLAGAVLVAVGLYLRGADDYTGSGSGSVVVRVESGDSTSAIGDTLVGLDVVRSRAAFVEAAAEEPGIQRVQPGYYELRSQMSGDSAVEALLDPERRVGFFDVKGGVQLDDTRAPDGTVSPGVLSQISRATCLGAADGDPTCTSVDALRTAMADADPAAIAVPDWARAGYRAAAPERRMEGLVAPGPYDLDPRGTPEQVLRQVLTASAKRLDAAGLGGANSYRSLVLASVVEKEALVPDMPKVARVIENRLAANQRLEMDSTVNYPLDVQALRTTAEARDTPGPYNTYLNTGLPPTPVASVSTAALAAAEKPAAGPWLFFVRCTTEGASCFATTYPEHLGNVDRARAAGAF, from the coding sequence GTGAGCACGACCGCGGGCCCCGTGCGGCACCGTCCGACCCCGGTGCACTTCCGGCGGCGGCGGCTCGCCCTGCTGGGCTCGGCGCTGCTGGCCGGCGCGGTGCTCGTCGCGGTGGGTCTGTACCTGCGCGGCGCCGACGACTACACCGGTTCCGGCAGCGGCTCGGTGGTGGTGCGGGTCGAGTCCGGCGACTCCACCAGCGCGATCGGGGACACCCTGGTCGGGTTGGACGTGGTGAGGTCCCGGGCGGCCTTCGTCGAGGCCGCCGCCGAGGAGCCCGGCATCCAGCGGGTCCAGCCCGGCTACTACGAGCTCCGCTCGCAGATGTCCGGCGACTCCGCGGTGGAAGCGCTGCTCGACCCGGAGCGGCGCGTCGGGTTCTTCGACGTCAAGGGCGGCGTCCAGCTCGACGACACCCGTGCGCCGGACGGCACCGTCTCCCCGGGTGTGCTGTCCCAGATCTCCCGCGCCACCTGCCTCGGCGCCGCCGACGGCGACCCCACCTGCACGAGCGTCGACGCCCTGCGCACCGCGATGGCCGACGCGGACCCGGCCGCGATCGCCGTCCCCGACTGGGCCCGCGCCGGCTACCGGGCCGCGGCGCCCGAGCGCCGGATGGAGGGCCTGGTCGCCCCCGGCCCCTACGACCTGGATCCGCGTGGCACCCCCGAGCAGGTGCTGCGCCAGGTCCTCACCGCCTCGGCGAAGCGGCTCGACGCGGCCGGGCTGGGCGGCGCGAACTCCTACCGCTCCCTCGTGCTCGCCTCGGTCGTGGAGAAGGAGGCGCTCGTCCCCGACATGCCCAAGGTGGCACGGGTGATCGAGAACCGGCTCGCGGCGAACCAGCGCCTGGAGATGGACTCCACCGTCAACTACCCGCTCGACGTGCAGGCGCTGCGTACCACCGCGGAGGCCCGCGACACCCCGGGCCCGTACAACACCTACCTCAACACCGGGCTGCCACCGACGCCCGTCGCCTCGGTGTCCACCGCCGCGCTGGCGGCCGCGGAGAAGCCGGCCGCGGGGCCCTGGCTGTTCTTCGTGCGGTGCACCACCGAGGGCGCCTCCTGCTTCGCCACGACCTACCCCGAGCACCTCGGCAACGTCGACCGCGCCCGCGCCGCCGGAGCGTTCTGA
- the ruvX gene encoding Holliday junction resolvase RuvX yields the protein MTPVRGRRLGIDVGAVRVGIAMCDPDGILATPVETVARDAEGGADVRRIAELVAEHDVVGIVLGLPRNLRGEDGPAAVAAREFAAALEAGLATAGCAVPVELTDERMTTVVATRQLAGRGVRGRKQRSVIDQQAAVAILQGWLDTTRGG from the coding sequence GTGACGCCGGTCCGCGGGCGGCGCCTGGGCATCGACGTCGGCGCCGTCCGCGTCGGCATCGCGATGTGCGACCCGGACGGGATCCTCGCGACCCCGGTCGAGACCGTCGCGCGCGACGCCGAGGGCGGCGCCGACGTGCGCCGGATCGCCGAGCTGGTGGCCGAGCACGACGTCGTCGGGATCGTGCTCGGGCTGCCCCGGAACCTGCGCGGCGAGGACGGCCCGGCCGCCGTCGCCGCGCGGGAGTTCGCGGCCGCGCTGGAGGCGGGTCTCGCCACCGCCGGCTGCGCGGTGCCGGTCGAGCTCACCGACGAGCGGATGACCACCGTCGTCGCGACCCGGCAGCTCGCCGGGCGCGGCGTGCGCGGCCGCAAGCAACGCTCCGTGATCGACCAGCAGGCCGCCGTCGCCATCCTGCAGGGCTGGCTGGATACCACCCGCGGCGGCTGA